From Verrucomicrobiota bacterium, the proteins below share one genomic window:
- a CDS encoding nuclear transport factor 2 family protein — translation MTDEERTFLLAAVKKASEQWKTAFNSGDAPGCASHYEAEAVMTAEPFGEFRGKETIQAFWQKLIEDGFSDVEYVDPRIDVIDPKSAVLESAWKMNKAKGVIYRELWVLQDDRSVKLREDHFAAL, via the coding sequence ATGACTGACGAAGAAAGAACTTTCTTACTCGCGGCGGTGAAAAAGGCCAGCGAGCAATGGAAAACTGCATTCAACTCAGGCGATGCTCCAGGTTGTGCCTCGCACTACGAAGCGGAAGCCGTCATGACTGCCGAACCGTTTGGTGAGTTTCGCGGGAAAGAAACGATTCAAGCCTTTTGGCAGAAACTCATAGAAGATGGATTTTCCGATGTGGAGTATGTGGATCCACGTATAGACGTGATCGACCCAAAGAGCGCCGTCTTGGAGTCCGCGTGGAAAATGAATAAAGCCAAAGGCGTCATCTACCGCGAGCTATGGGTGCTCCAGGACGATCGTTCGGTGAAGCTAAGAGAAGACCACTTTGCCGCGCTGTAG
- a CDS encoding PIN domain-containing protein, whose protein sequence is MIGVLLDTSVLIADERKIWDLAAFLEKHVRKAQVGISAITASEFEEGVHRAPPGKRREQRREFYKFIVENYPVMPFDLETASTHAQLRPELRKTGILIGPHDLMIAATALHLGWEIATLNTSEFSRVPGLTLSPVEPYWV, encoded by the coding sequence GTGATAGGAGTGCTTCTCGATACATCGGTTCTCATCGCCGATGAACGAAAAATATGGGATCTCGCTGCTTTTTTGGAAAAGCACGTAAGAAAAGCCCAAGTCGGAATATCTGCTATTACAGCCTCAGAATTTGAAGAAGGGGTTCACCGAGCACCCCCCGGGAAACGCCGGGAACAAAGACGTGAGTTCTACAAGTTTATCGTCGAGAATTATCCTGTAATGCCTTTCGACCTCGAAACGGCCTCGACTCATGCACAGCTACGCCCTGAGTTGAGAAAGACCGGAATTCTGATTGGCCCTCACGATTTGATGATTGCTGCTACGGCACTACATCTCGGCTGGGAGATAGCTACGCTGAATACCTCAGAGTTCTCCCGAGTTCCGGGCTTAACACTTTCGCCAGTCGAACCTTATTGGGTCTAA
- a CDS encoding type II toxin-antitoxin system prevent-host-death family antitoxin yields MDTKLSVTEGSRNFSDLVNRIVYRGETAVLTRGGREVVRLTPIHSLSVTGEALAKKIRSRQTHLAADEAELFANELTRIRSAGNRAEKDPWAE; encoded by the coding sequence ATGGACACAAAACTATCTGTCACGGAGGGAAGCCGGAACTTTTCGGATTTGGTCAATCGCATCGTGTATCGAGGCGAAACCGCGGTTTTGACCCGAGGAGGCCGAGAAGTGGTTCGGCTCACCCCTATCCATTCGCTATCAGTCACCGGCGAAGCACTTGCGAAAAAGATTCGTTCCCGACAAACGCATTTGGCAGCTGATGAGGCAGAACTTTTCGCTAACGAATTGACCAGAATCAGGTCTGCAGGCAATCGGGCGGAAAAGGATCCTTGGGCAGAGTGA